In Equus caballus isolate H_3958 breed thoroughbred chromosome 22, TB-T2T, whole genome shotgun sequence, the sequence GCTGCCTTCTGGGGACAGGTAGTTGTCACCCATAGGGCTGTGAAGGAGGCCAGCACAGGGTCAACCTGCTGTTCTTTGGGCCAGTAGTTGATTCGAAAGAATGCGAGACCCACTTAAGCTGTTGACTACAGCTAGCATGGGGAATATGAAAAGGCCTAGGGAGTTTGCAAAAGTGTTTGACAAGTGGTGTCCTAACAAGATAATAATCAAATctgcaaaattagaaaattcccAGTGTTTCTGCTTTGTGTAGTTGCTCCATTTGTTTCCCAGATATAAAACTCTGATTGCAGCTTTTGCAGTCCCTCCTTAGATACTTGACAGCTCTAGAGTTACAAGTGACTCCTTCTTCTGTCTCTTGACCTGGCCCAGTCATGCTGGAGGAGGTGTCAAGCCCATTGCATTTGCCAGGATTCCTGGCTCTAGGGTCCAGAGCCTTCCCTGGAAATCAACTTTGCCCCATAATTCTTTGGGTCACATCCTAGGAGGCCTTGGGCATTCTCTCCACGTCCTAGGCTTTCTGAGTCCTGAGCAGGGGGAACGTGGTTTTCTTCCTGTGTTTCAGATGCAGATGGCAGAGCTATTGGTGTCCCATGGGGCCAGTCTTAGTGCTAGGACATCCATGGATGAGATGCCAATAGGTAAGTCCAACACAACACTTGGTACACACATAAGCACTCACCAACTTTTTGGTGGGTACAGggataaattaatgaatatacAGGATAGATGGTGGATTGGTgtgtggatgggtggatggatgaatgaatagattAATGGATGATAGACTAaaagacagatgaatggatggacaaatggataGTTGGATACATGTGTGGATAAGTGGATGAAAATATGGATGTATGTGTGGaaatatggatggatggatgaataagtGGATGAGTGGGTAGAGGATGAATCTGTGGATGGATGGCTGGCTCAGTGAATAGGTTGATAGATGTATGAAGGGATTAGGTGGATTGAGTGGGTGGGGATATATGATTTCAGCATCTTTGCATAATTTCTTGTTGGGCTACATGGGGTACCTGCTTGTTTCTCTCCATACTTCTCGTATCAGTGGAGAGCTGATGACTCTTCTTGGAAACTATCAAAAGTGTATGAATCCTTTGGTCGTAGCTGGGAACCTTAGGAGTTGTGATTGTGCATGGAACCTGGGCTTCCTGTTTGTATTCTCCTCTAAGCATTGGGTTGTAGCCCAGGAAATAAGGCTGGCATtgtcttctcccctccctgcatGCCCCCAAAAGGTTCTGGGTGTTTTCAGTGGGTTGGGGTGGCAGCTCCCGTGCACTGCTGCCACAGTGGACTCCTCTGCCCCTTCAGACCTGTGTGAAGAGGAGGAGTTCAAGGTCCTGCTGCTGGAGCTAAAGCACAAGCATGACGTGATCATGAAGTCACAGCTGAGGCACAAGTCATCCTTGAGTCGGAGGACGTCCAGTGCAGGCAGCCGTGGGTGAGTCACAGGGAGGGCTGCCAGGGGTCCCATGCATGCTCCTGCCTGGGGTGCCCGGGCACAGCCCTCCAGcaccccctctctcccctcaggaagGTGGTGCGTCGAGCCAGCCTGTCGGACAGGACCAACCTGTACAGGAAGGAATATGAGGGCgaggccatactgtggcagcagcGGAGTGCATCTGAAGACCAGCGGACCTCGACATACAATGGGGACATCAGGGAGACCAGGACAGACCAGGAGAATAAGGACCCAGTGAGTGGCCTCACGCTCTACCCCAGTGTCAGCCACTGCCTTGCAAAGAGGACAGGGCCCCAGCCTGGTCTTGCCTCAGAGGGGCGTTAGCTGGGCAGTGCCCTTAAACCAGCTGGATCCCATCTGATGGTGGTGGCTCCTGTAGCTAATGAGGCGAGCCTAGGGTGTGTTTGAGTCAGAGCCAAGAGCTTTGGCACACAGTAGGGTCTCCTAATCCACAGAGAGCAAGTGGCTGCCATGTGCCTGCTTGTGCTCCAGCAGATCTAGACCTGGGCTTCCCAGGAGGGAGGCTCACTCCGGGAGCTAAGGGTACTCAGACTTTCTTGgggaaaatataacaatatgtTGAGAATTGTGTTTACCAGAACACATCTGGTTGGAAGAAAGCTTTTGAAAACCTGAGTCGGGTGCTGGTAGGACCTCTAAGAAGTCTGCTCCAGCAGGAGCCAGGGGTCTGGGCATTAAACTGCTTTCCTGAGGGGATGTTGCATTAATTTCCTAGGACTAATTACTGCAAGCTTGGTGGCTTAACATGTCagagatttattctctcataCTTCCAGAGGCCAGAGGTCTGaaaatcaaggtgtcaccagGGTTGCTTCCTTCTGGGGGCTGTGAAGGGGAGTCTGTTCCATGACGCTCTTCCGGTTTCTGGTCGCCCAGGCCTTCCTTGGCTTTTGCTAGCATGACTCCATTCTCTGCCTCTGACTTCCCATGGCCTTCTTCCTGggtgtctgtgtctgttttctcatcttaGAAAGACAACAATCATTGGGTTAGGACCCACTccaatccagtatgacctcatcttaatttaacCAATTACACCTGCAGAGACCCTgcttccaaataaggttacattcaGAGATGTGGAGTGGACATGAATTTGGTGGGGGACACTATTTGACCCACTCAGGTCCAGGCATGGCTGCTGTCTTGCTGAGTGGGGCAAGCAAGTTTGGGGCCATTGCAGAATTGGTGGGGACAAGAAGGGAGAGGCTGACCATACCCGCCGTGGTCTGCCTTTTTGGTTCTTCCATCACACAATGAGCAGCTGGAAACGTTTCTAGAGAGCATTGCTTTGGAGGGATGCAAAGGGATTATCTGCCCAGCGTGCCCGCATGGCTCAGTGGGACCCTGCTTCCCCATGTGAACAGGGAGGTCACAAGTGGCTTGTCTCACCAGCAGGAGTGACAGTGGCTTCGGAAGGGAATCCCCTTGAAAGCCGCTGTCTGGGATGGAGCGGGCACACATGGAGACTTTGTCCCACCTAGTCCCTAAGCttggggcttggggagaaaagagtTATAGAGTGAAATCAAACCACATTTCAGATGCCTCTCAgctatgctttatttatttttttctttgtggttgagGTGTAACTTATGTACAGTAAAGTACACAAATCTGAAATGAACTTTTCAATGAACTTTTACAAATAGAGTCAGTCGCGTTCATCTGAGCCGTCCTGGTGGGGTTGCTGTGTAGCTTGCGTTTTaagtttgtatttccctgatggtggatgatgttgaacaccttttcatgtgcttattggccatttggttttctcttttgtgcACCATctattcttttgccttttttttgttgttgtttggttgtttctcttttccttaaccAATTTGTGGGAGAGACTGAGATTCTTAAAGAAATCTTCATGGAAGCAGCTCCTCCCCCTCCATGCCTGctttgtccctgtgtttgttCAGCTCTCACAGGCCCCAGGATGCTCCCAGAAGTGCTGCTTGATCTGGAGTCTCATAAATCATTAACCCTATAGGGAATGGGGTAGGGGGATGAGGCTGCCAGAAACTACCCTGAGTCAGGCCCgagtttgttgttgttactttctGGAGCTTTCTTACCAAGGCTGCAGTGTGTAGGGAGTTAGGTGAAGGCAAACAGATGGGCAGCTTtgcctctggggctggggcttcaggcctggggaggagaagggacgGTACAGAGATGGCATAGCCCGAAGCAGGCTGTCCTCACCCCAGGTACCCAGAAGTCCAGTTCCAGGGCAACTGTCAGGGTCCAGGGCCCCTGTCCCAGCCCCGGGGGAAACAACGAGATCACAGGACACAGCTACAAAGCTCCAAGTTCCTTCCTGTTTCTTCCCTGCTGCTTTCAAGGCTTTaggtgctggcaaggatgtgatgGTCTCTAAGGTAGGGAGAGATTCTCCAGGTGTGGTCCCTGGtctagcagcatcagcatcacctgggaacttagaaatgcagagtctcaggctcTGTCCCAGATGTACTGGATCATGAACTCTGGGGCCAGGGCCCTCCAGGGGGTTCTGGTGTACGTTGGAATTTGAGAACCACTTATCTAAGGGAATATTTGCTCAGCTTGATGCTCAAGTCACGTTTCTGCCAAGATTCTGCCCTGTtggcccctggggctggctctgGTACATGCTTTCGTCAGAGCTGACTCCAGGGTACTAGGCACAGCAGTGACGAGATAGCCCCATCTCTTCAAATAGCGCTTCACAATCTAAACTGTGCAAGAAAATTACCTGGGgaggtgttttcatttttgtgtttttttaaaatcctgttgTCCAGGCTGCAACCAGACtgattaaatcagaatctctgggcttGGGACCTAGGcattgtatttatgtatttttttaaattaatagacttgatttttttttttcctttttctccccaaagacccctggtacatagttgtatattcttcattgggggtccttctagttgtggcatgtgggacgctgcctcagcgtggcttgatgagtagtgccatgtccacgcccaggattcgaaccaacgaaacactgggcagcctgcagcggagcgtgtgaatttaaccactcggccacagggccagcacctaGACTTGATTTTTTTGAGCAGTTTCATGTTTACAGAAAaatgagtggaaagtacagacagttcatatatatatatatatatatatatatatatatatatatataccccacCCCCGATTGTGTCCCCCAGTTTCcactattattaacatcttgcattagtgttgTACATATATTAtcattgatgagccaatattgataccttattattaactgaagtccattaGGGTTCtgtgttgtacattctctggCTTTTGAGAAATGTATAATGTCATGTAGCCATGGTTAAAGTGTCATACCAAATACTTTCACTGCCCCCAAAATCCCCAGTGCTCCACATAttcatccctcccccaccctctggcaGCCACCGATCTtgttactgtctccacagttttgccttttccagattgtCATAGAGTTGGACatacacagtatgtagccttgtCAGATTGGCGTTGTATATGTTTTGAACCCTCAGATGATTCCAGTGTGCATCCAAGGTTGAGAATCAGTGTCTTAGGTCCCTGCTACTCAGGCATGGGcagaaacttgttagaaatgctgaAATTCAGGTCCCGACCCCGATCTAGTGAGTCAGAATACACATTTTAACCAGAGCCCCAGGAGACTCATGTGCacatgaaagtttgagaagcactgacttAGACCATCAAGGAtctgtccttccctcccacccccaaccatGTGGCCTCAGTCTGCCTGTATAGTTCAGAAGGAgccattaaagaaaaagaagaaacaaacaaacggAAGCTTGCTATGGCAAGTGCCCCCCACCTTACCATATTTTAacctaattttgtatttcttggaGCTCTTTCCCAGAAATAGAGATTCTTGGAATCACGAGTCAGCACATAAAGATTGTCTTCATTCTTCTTACCAGCTGCAGAACATTCCAGAACAAGTACTTGCCATAATTTCCCCACCTGCCTAACGATGACTTTCAGGCTTTGCTCCCCTTAGGGAGCATATCCCCTGAGCTTGCTGGGGCAAGGTGTacattctttcttaaaaaaaaatttttttctgatgatgTGATACTGTCCTCCGAAGAGGTTGTGGCAGTTTATGCCTAcccatttctccacacccttACCAACAGTGAGTAATcacacacttttaaaatattggtcATGCTACTTggttgttttagtttttataacATTAATATTAGGGAGGTTGAATATTTTTCCTACGtttatatgtggtatatatatctatatatatttttctgtgagCTGCATATTAatgtgttttgccttttttttctgttgggtGGTTGGGCTTTTTTAAATGGActtttaagaactctttatatatttaggaaattGGTCCCTTTTCTGtcatatatgttgcaaatatttttccagtctCTTCATGcatcttttgactttgtttatggtgATTTTTGCTATGCTTTACATTTTTGTTATTGTCGGACGTATCTACCTTTTAGTTTATAGTTTCTAGGTAGCAGCTACTTTTAAGGGTCTTGTTATCCAGGGATTATGGGTATAAAGGATCTCTGGGTAAGACTCTCTGCCATTTGGAGTGGACATATGCTGGGAATACAGAGGAAGGATTACAAGTGACCAAAAACCCAACTAAAATTGGCTTTcacaaaaaaggaatttattggttCATGTAACTAAAACGTCTGGGACCAgctggatccaggggctcaaAGCACATCATCGGGACGCTCCCTCTGTCTTTCAGTCTTCCTTCAAGCCGCCTTCACCGTAAAGCAGACCCTTTGACATGGTGTCTCCCTGGTCCCCAGCTTACTTCATTCTTACTACCCACAGTTCCTGCAGAGACAGAACTTCTCTTTCCCAATCATTGTAGCAAAAGTTCCAGGGTTGACTTTCATTGAACCAATTTCGGTCAAGAACCCATCCCTAAACCAATTCCTAATTCCTATAGCGAGGATGTTGACCAGCCAGGCCTGGGGTCATGGTCCAGCCCTTGGAGCAAGATGGGAGTTGGTCAGCTCTACCAAAACACATAGATTGGTgatttccccaaaggaaaatggAGGTCCTATTACCCAGGTAGGGAAAACAGATGAGGACAGGTCCAAACAATAATGCCCTCAGCAGAGGTACAAGTGGGGAGTGGGTTCAGATCCTCCAGCCAGCTGGTAATGTTGTCCTTCTCACTCTTAGAATCCCAGGTTGGAGAAGCCCGTACTGCTCTCTGAGTTTTCTACCAAGATCCCACGAAGTGAAATGGACATGCCTGTTGAGAATGGCCTCCGGGCTCCGGTCAGCACCTACCAGTATGCACTGTCCAACGGAGACGTCTGGAAAGTGCATGAGGTGCCAGATTACAACATGGCCTATGGCAGCCCTGGCGTGGCCGATGCCCCCCCGCCCTGGAGTGGCTACAAGGAACAGAGCCCCCAGACGCTTCTGGAGCTGAAGCGGCAGCGGGCTGCAGCCAAGCTGCTTAGCCACCCCTTCCTGAGTACCCACCTGGGCAGCAGCATGGCCAGGGTGGGCGAGAGCAGCAATGAAGGCAAGGCCCCCTTGATCGGAGGCAGAACTTCACCGTACAGCAGCAATGGGACCTCGGTGTATTACACGGTCACCAGCGGAGATCCCCCGCTCTTGAAGTTCAAGGCCCCCAtagaagagatggaggagaaggTCCATGGCTGCTGCCGCATCTCCTAGTCTCTGTGTGACAAGGAGAGAAATGCTTTGGGGTGGGGTCCCTGGAATCCAGTCCAGCCCAGCAGCTCTGGCTGGGGAGGCATCAGAGGGCAGCTGGGGGGCAGGTGGGCTCGGCTTTCCAGAGGAACCCCGACCCCACCTCTCACCCAGCTGCTCATAGCATCACCACTTCTCACGGTTCTGCTTCCTGCTGCATTGTCTGCCATCAGAAACAAGGCCCATCGTGGCTTCCTGACCCACCCTGCTGTCAGATTTTGGGAGGGCGGGCTGCATTTCCAGTTCTGTCATTGGTAAAGGCTTCTCTGGACCAGTACTTGCTTGTCACATgtcaacaca encodes:
- the PPP1R16B gene encoding protein phosphatase 1 regulatory inhibitor subunit 16B isoform X1, with protein sequence MASHVDLLTELQLLEKVPTLERLRAAQKRRAQQLKKWAQYEQDLQHRKRKHERKRSTGGRRKKVSFEASVALLEASLRNDAEEVRYFLKNKVSPDLCNEDGLTALHQCCIDNFEEIVKLLLSHGANVNAKDNELWTPLHAAATCGHINLVKILVQYGADLLAVNSDGNMPYDLCEDEPTLDVIETCMAYQGITQEKINEMRAAPEQQMIADIHCMIAAGQDLDWIDAQGATLLHIAGANGYLRAAELLLDHGVRVDVKDWDGWEPLHAAAFWGQMQMAELLVSHGASLSARTSMDEMPIDLCEEEEFKVLLLELKHKHDVIMKSQLRHKSSLSRRTSSAGSRGKVVRRASLSDRTNLYRKEYEGEAILWQQRSASEDQRTSTYNGDIRETRTDQENKDPNPRLEKPVLLSEFSTKIPRSEMDMPVENGLRAPVSTYQYALSNGDVWKVHEVPDYNMAYGSPGVADAPPPWSGYKEQSPQTLLELKRQRAAAKLLSHPFLSTHLGSSMARVGESSNEGKAPLIGGRTSPYSSNGTSVYYTVTSGDPPLLKFKAPIEEMEEKVHGCCRIS